In Dehalobacter sp., a single window of DNA contains:
- a CDS encoding type II toxin-antitoxin system RelE/ParE family toxin → MAEYRLSNDAKEDLIRIHHYGIEKFGMSQADKYFDTFFEYFEIIAQRPFSFESADYIKKGYRRCVCGSDSIYYRINKDVVEIMAIVGRQDIYTILGLSE, encoded by the coding sequence ATGGCTGAATATAGACTAAGTAATGATGCCAAAGAAGATTTGATAAGAATCCATCATTATGGAATTGAAAAATTCGGGATGTCTCAAGCCGATAAATACTTTGATACTTTTTTCGAATATTTTGAAATAATTGCCCAAAGACCATTTTCCTTTGAATCTGCAGATTACATAAAAAAGGGCTATAGGCGCTGCGTTTGCGGATCTGACAGTATATACTACAGAATAAATAAAGATGTAGTTGAAATAATGGCAATTGTCGGAAGACAAGATATATATACTATCCTTGGATTGTCTGAATAA
- a CDS encoding type II toxin-antitoxin system RelE/ParE family toxin: MAVINWTHRSVNDLRNIAEFIEKDSVKYASLTIQRLLNATHLLEENPRIGRKVPEAGHKDKIREIIQGNYRIIYQIANEDLINILTVHHSSRKLTKTRVLRK; encoded by the coding sequence ATGGCTGTAATCAATTGGACTCACAGATCAGTCAATGATCTCAGAAATATTGCAGAGTTCATTGAGAAAGATTCTGTCAAATACGCATCATTAACAATCCAGCGTTTATTGAATGCGACACATTTATTGGAAGAAAATCCAAGAATAGGGCGTAAAGTGCCAGAAGCTGGTCATAAAGACAAAATCCGAGAAATTATTCAAGGTAACTATAGAATTATCTATCAGATCGCTAATGAAGATCTGATCAATATCTTAACTGTTCATCATAGCTCAAGAAAGCTAACAAAAACACGAGTGTTAAGAAAGTAA
- a CDS encoding type II toxin-antitoxin system HicA family toxin, with amino-acid sequence MKCSELYKILTKDGWYPVSQKGSHVKLKHDKKPGMIIFPNHGSQEVGKGIERKILNDAGLKLEN; translated from the coding sequence ATGAAATGTTCTGAGCTATATAAGATCCTGACAAAAGACGGTTGGTACCCTGTTTCACAAAAAGGTTCGCATGTAAAACTCAAGCATGACAAGAAACCAGGCATGATCATCTTCCCAAATCATGGTAGTCAGGAGGTCGGTAAAGGGATTGAGAGAAAGATACTCAATGATGCAGGTTTGAAGTTGGAGAATTAA